TGATCTAATTAGAACATTTGATCATGGTGATATCTCAGAGAAGCAATTGACAGATAACATTGTGATATTAATGGTTGCTGGGCATGAAAATCCACAGTTATTGTTAACAACCTGTTTATACTTGTTGGCAAAGTATCCACAATGGCAGGAAAAGCTACGTGAAAAATCTATTCTTTTGGATGATGAGAAATTGACTGATTGTATGGAGTTCAATcagtttttgtttgaagcTGTGAGGATAATGCCACCATTGGGTCAGATAATTAACCGCCGTACAAGTCATAAATGCAAGTTAGGAATGGATATTATAATACCGAAAGGGGTTTATGTCGGCTACCAGGTGTATGGTACGGGGACTTCTACCCAGGTCTGGGGCGCAGATGCAGCAGAATTCAGGCCTCAAAGATGGGGCAGCACAAGCGAAGAGGTTTATGATTCTTGGAGACGTAGCAAAAACAGCAGCGCAATGGGAGCTTTCCATGGAGGCAGGAGGGCTTGTCTTGGCGAGAAGATGGGGCTAATGGAGATGCGGATTACATTGGCACATATGTTACGCACACTAGAATGGTCCTTAAGTCCCCAATGGAAAGAGAGGGTGACTCCAGCTGGTCCTTTGTGTCCATACATGTTAAAGTTGAATTTCCgtaaaattaataaaggaGCATCATAGTGCCACTTTTGTCTGGCACTATATATACTAGTAGCTATATAATGTTTTATGTCTTTTGGTTCATTACCAATGCTACATCCCAGCCAACCTTGTATTTACTTCTTATTATTCAATAGTAGAAGTACTCGTAGCTACATCTAATGCATCATATATTTTCTGCCAGAAAAAATCGACACAAACAGCTGTACCCACAATAACACCTTCTTGATCAGTGCCATCATCGTCTGAAGCCCTGATGAGCATGCCTTCGTCACCatttttttccaaaacgACACCTAACTTCATTCTTTCATACTTGAATTTTACAATATCCGGATCTAAAACATGGTAAAATTGTAATAAGGGCATTAGCGTCACTGGATCGTGTATCGGAGCGCCATGTTCAGTGAACCACTCTCTTCTGTAGCATTGGCTCAAATACACGAGCAACTCATAGTACATCCTTCTAATATTGGATTTACCATCCCCCAGAATGTTATTAAGTACCGCTTCTGTGGCCGTTACCTGACCTGTCAGATTTAAGGGAATCAGAACACATCTGGAACTGATTGTCTTGTCCGTTAACACAAAATCTGCCGCATGTGGGTCgcaaaatatattgaattctGCTGACTTGTTGGCATTACTGTTCCCAATATCTAAACCGCCACCCATAAGCACTACGTATTTAATGTGAGGTTTCAAATATGGCCGCTCCCTTAGCAACGTGGCTATACAAGTCATTGGACCCAACGATACAAAAGAGAATTCTCCCTTATTCTTCAGAATAGCCGCCTCGATTGCATCTAGGAAATATTCACTCTTCACATCAACACTTGGTTTTGGTAATAACTCAGTGCCACCTAATCCGCTATTCCCATGAATATGTGGCGCATATACCGCCTCCACCTCCCACGGTTTCACACAACCTTGATATACACCGATGGCATGGCTTTTGCCCAGTGCAGTAATCAACGATAACGCATTATTAATTGTATCTTGAGAGGAAGCGTTCCCATAGGATGCAGAAATACCTAAAACACGAAATAACGGATTACATGTAGAGAGCAAAATTGCAACTGCATCATCATGCCCAGGATCGCAATCTATCCATATGGGAATATCTAGTCTATTCATTGTCATATTCCTTCGGGGGTTAGTAtaattttaattattttaattgtgCAGAATTGTTGCCAGACCAAATCtaaaatgatatatttaatttcaaTCAATGCGTAAAAACTTAAAAGAAACAGAGGGAGACTTTTAAAAGTAAATGAACAAGCAGTCGGGGATGATATTTGTAATAAATTAATCGAGAAGAGAGTTTATTCCTCCAATGCTCCGGGCACCACACTTTTTTAGGCACTAGTTAAACCACAACCTATCGATAATGAGGGATTTGGCCATTAAGCGCCGTGGACAACGGCCCGAAACGGCAGGTGATATGGAGTATTGAGAAGGTTTACCGATTGGTTTTAAGAGGTTTAGCTGTTCATTAAATGTTGGAAATATGCCACAGGATATATCTGATTGCAGTATGTGTACTGAGGCATAATATGACCCACTGAACTCAGAACGAAGAGTAAAAGGCCATTTAAATGCCACTGTAATTGCAAAATCCTGTATATCTACACGTGGTTTCGAAAATAAGGTCTTAGTTTAGCTTCTGGTATATCAATCAATGTGCATGGATAGCCACTGGTTGGGCTGTTCCACTAAGTTAGAGGATGTGTAGTCGGTTTCTCTCGTAAGGGATCACTTGGGGTAATTCGGCgtttttttattagctTTGGGTTCTAAGTCGGGTATAACAAAAATCCCAAACTTAGGATTCTGCTGAGGGTTTTTGCTGTATGAGAATTCATTACGCTTTGGCTTGTTCAAATCTAGGTAGTCGCATGGACCTGATGAACTGCGTAGCCCTTTTTAATCCTATCCGACCGTTGGGTTGGCTTCACGAATGCACCAGCTTCTTGGTGTTGACCTCCAGCTGTGGCAGCAGCATCTTCGTATGGTTAGTTGCAAATGTGCTAGTAGAGGCAGGTGACTGTCAATATTATAAAGAGATATTGCTTTCCCACTTATCAGTTCTATTGTAGAAGAGGACTATGAAACCTGCGTTTTTACAGACCTTGtaaatattataaaggTATTCTATTCCCTCCAGGTTACACGAGATAGATAGGTGTAACAGTCTTCTATGCAGCCTGTCCGCATTTCTGCATATGAATTATCGAAGCTATCAATCCGATTACAGTTAGCAGAATATCTGGATGGTTTGTAAGCAATTGTTCGTAGTAAAATCGTCCTATTCTGGGCCGGTTTTCGATGAGCTCCGCAGTAGTCTGTGATGACATGTCTTGAGAATCAAGTCCGGACGATAAATGCCGAGATATCACTACATATAGAAAGAGAAAACTCATTACTAAATACAACTCTACAGTGCTATAACAAGTGCGTTGTGGTGGCTCTTTATATTGCTTGTTACCATGATGCACCTGAGGAGAGAGTttaaattttcattttcattttattttcattttattttctagtataatgatatataaCAGGGTTTATTTCACTTCTTCGTCACTGtgaccttcttcttcgtctaTTCTCATTTCTTCATCGTCCTCGAaattttcttcattgtaACTTTGATGTGGCTTCTTACTGGATTTGTCTtgtccttcttcttgttctccAGAACTGCtataatcttcttctgcttcaccatcttcaacaacacCTGCATCATCGAGCTCTTCGTTGTATTCAACTTCACTCTCGCCCTCTTCCTGCCAGGTAATTTCGGATCCACTGTTGCCCTTAGAGTAACTGTCCGACATCATTCTCTTGGCATGCAACTGATTTAGACAGCAATCCAATTTCACTTCGAGCAGCTGTAGTCTGGGAAGCAGTTCAGAGCGTTTCTTTAGAGTGTAGTGGAGTGATGGAAGCTGGGAGATCAACTTTGGTACGGTGACCAAATAACCACCGTGGACTATCAAACACCATTTGCACCAAACGTTCAATAAACCCTGCCTATGTGTATTCCTCGAAATTCTTTCAGCTAGCCTCTCCAAAAATACAACAGCAAGTGCGGGTCTCAGCTTGATGACTGTCGATTGGATCACCTTTTCATCCTGCGTATTCAAAACAGTTTCTAGTAAAGAATGGTCGTTCGACTCCAATGCCTGGGTTAGGACAACGGTCAGAGTCCCAACGGCGACGTTTTTCTTGGACGCCAGGGAGCCAAGCGGCTGGGTCGTTGCCAGTAACTTTTCTTGCAATGACTGTTCCTCAAAGGCATCGTCGTCTGTGCTACCCTTTCCCAACTGGTTTGCCAGCTCCTGGATATGCTTAAAGTTGTCTCCTGATGTAACGGTAGCATTCCCCTCCACATAAGCCCTGGCAGAGGACAAATCACTCCCACTTTTGCCGTTACGATCGTGGCCCGAATTCTGTGCAAAACGTGGTTTAGTTATAGTATGCACTGCCTGCAACCCGGCCCACTGGAGCTGGTCAAAGTATGGCACCGTAGCGCGCTCCAGCCATGCAATATTGACGATGTCCCTTCTAATGTTACAATCGAATAGACGGATGGGTCTCGAATCATTCTCCCGCACCATTCGGATACTCTTTGTGCACTGCCTGGATACATTGTTACGCCGTTTAGTATTCGTAGTAACCAGTGGATCGGAAAACACCTCAACGTTACCATCTTCTGTAGCAACAGCAACGCTATCCGCACCTGAGTTCGACACCGACAGCACATTCGACTCCGCAACGAGGACACTCTTGGTGGCCCTGGTCTCTAAACTGTagatattcaaaaacctATCGTTCTCAGCTCCACTCAAAAAGTGCGCATCGTCAAGCTGCTTCAACACAGTAACAGACGACACATGCCCAGGAAACCGCATCTTCACCTGCCTCTCCAcagcatcaacaacaaaaaccaaatgcGACGCTAACAGCAGCGTATTTTCACCCAAAGCACACACCCTAACCAAGCCCTGGCATTCTTCCAGCTTCAACTTCAGAACAACCTTCAACTCCTCCAGACTAAACTTGTACACAACATCACCCCCAGCAACACACCACAGCGCCCCACCGCAAAAACTCATATCCTTGATTCCATACCCATCACCAGTACTCAGCTCATGCACCACCCGATTCGCCGCCGGCGAATACAACCTCAATCCCCCGCTGTTCAATCCAACCGCCACCAACATAACCCCACCAACATCGACCCACTCAACACACGTACACACAACGCCCTTGCGCCCAGCCCCATCCACATACACAAACTGCTCCTCCGCGGACCCTCCCCCCAAACTCTCACCACTGCTGCGCACCACAGAGATCCGCTGTCTGTCCAGCTCCACCGTCACCGCCGCCATCATATCCCCCAAAGGGCTGTACTTGGAAAGAACCAGTGCACTGCTCGACATTTCTAATCTACGACCGTCCTTCGAGAGCTACGTACTATGCTAATATGCAGGAATGCTAATATATAACTACACTGTAACTATGCGATGAGCTTCCCATTAATACGCAGCTTTTTTCAACCTGCGTGTGCtgagaaaagaaaaacttCACATCACCCCACACGAATAACCGCACGTGACACGCACGTGCGTATCACGTGCGTGTCACCCCCACGAACTACATCGCCCCCCTGCCGTCCCACCTGCACAAACACCTCCTAACCACAAGCTACACGACCAACCACGCCCCAGACCACCGTCCCCGCCCCCAGCTCAACCAACCACACCTCCCCCCTGCACGCCGCAATGCAGCTTGTTTTATGGATATGTGTTTGTTCGCCAGTGACGCCAatacaaaaagaaaaaattcCCGGCAAGACGAAAGAAAACATATAAATAAGTTGTATTTTGTATTGGTTACAGTGGATGGATATTATGCAACATGTGATTTAGCTGCAAATGAGTAGAAGAGAAAAGGGAAAAGCCCAAGTATCAGTGAGGATTTCAAGGCATTAGAAGTGATGGGTGAAACAGAGGATATCACTTTACCTAAGGGTATGTTtgtgtttttgttatagAATTATGGAAAATGTGGAAAAGGTCTCtctttgataatttttttatttattgtttgttgttataaagaaaatgaaaaatttgggAAGCGATGGGGGTGGTTTTGGATGGGAAGAGAGACGGATAGACACATGGAGCGAAGGATTTGGGGGGTAATACTAACATGGATGGGTGTCGTGATGTGCAGCTACGGTTCAGAAGATTATATCTGAGGTTTTAGACTCGGAGTTGACGTTTAGTAAGGAGGCGAGGGAGATAATCATTGATGCGGGGATTGAGTTTATCATGATATTGTCGGGGATGGCGTCTGAGATGGCGGAGAGTGAGGCGAAGAAGACTATTGCACCGGACCATGTTATCAAGGCGTTACAGGAGCTTGAGTTTGAGGAGTTTATACCATATTTGGAGCAGATACTGGCGCAGCATAAGGAGAATCAGAAGATTCGAGAGAGGCGGGATGCCAAGTTTAAGAAGTCGGGGTTGTCTGAGGAGGAGTtgctgcagcagcaggaggagTTGTTTAGACAGTCTAGATCTAGGTTTCAGCAGAATAGTGTTTCGGGTACATCAGGTGGTGAGGGGTCGGTGGGGAAGTCAGAGCATATTtaggggggggggggggcGATGGAACATGTCGTGAATGATAGTATGTTGCGGGAGGGGGTAAGGGCGGACGTGCCTGTTGTGTATAATTAAAATTGCAATGAATAGCTTTATGCGGTTGGATCAAACAAGACGAAAGGGACTTTTTAAGTGAATGGATGGATATATGATGAATGAAAATATATGGGGGATAGctttgaacttttcaagAAGCTGAGTAGTGGAACAGGTACGAACGAAATAAAGAATGGtgtatctatatatatgtattgATAGAGGCGGGAAGAACAAAGAGAAAAgcggaagaagaaaacgaTTTTGATAGAATTAAGAGACTGATAGAAACAATGCGTTTTTTATCCCATAAACTTTATAGTTGTTCGTCGTACCGGTATGAGGGCTGGCCTGCTAGGCTAACGGCTGCTTTTGAGTCTGAGATATGAATTCCATTATGATGCGGAAGGATTCGCGGGTATCATTGCCCATGGAGTTCAGTAGCAGTTGGTACTTTGCTCGTTCTTGCTCTTGTAGTTTGCTGAAAAAGTTGTGGAATTCCTGGAAACAGTTGATGTTATCCAAGCAGCTTTCCTTGAAGTCGTCTTCGAGTTCGTCGAAGAACTCCCCGGTCCCATTTTCGTCGCAGGAATCCGAACCCATTTCCCCCTTGGCCATGCAATCTCTCTTTCTAATAGCCTCCGGAAGATATTCCGCCATCTTAACCAACTTTGTACTTAGTTGACTTACGAAGCCATTGATACAGCCTGGTAATTCAGGTAACCTTAATAAGGACATCAGTGCTACCATCTGTAATTTGGTCGTGTATA
This region of Eremothecium cymbalariae DBVPG#7215 chromosome 4, complete sequence genomic DNA includes:
- the URH1 gene encoding trifunctional uridine nucleosidase/nicotinamide riboside hydrolase/nicotinic acid riboside hydrolase (similar to Ashbya gossypii AFR399W), which produces MNRLDIPIWIDCDPGHDDAVAILLSTCNPLFRVLGISASYGNASSQDTINNALSLITALGKSHAIGVYQGCVKPWEVEAVYAPHIHGNSGLGGTELLPKPSVDVKSEYFLDAIEAAILKNKGEFSFVSLGPMTCIATLLRERPYLKPHIKYVVLMGGGLDIGNSNANKSAEFNIFCDPHAADFVLTDKTISSRCVLIPLNLTGQVTATEAVLNNILGDGKSNIRRMYYELLVYLSQCYRREWFTEHGAPIHDPVTLMPLLQFYHVLDPDIVKFKYERMKLGVVLEKNGDEGMLIRASDDDGTDQEGVIVGTAVCVDFFWQKIYDALDVATSTSTIE
- the UTP5 gene encoding Utp5p (similar to Ashbya gossypii AFR398W); translated protein: MSSSALVLSKYSPLGDMMAAVTVELDRQRISVVRSSGESLGGGSAEEQFVYVDGAGRKGVVCTCVEWVDVGGVMLVAVGLNSGGLRLYSPAANRVVHELSTGDGYGIKDMSFCGGALWCVAGGDVVYKFSLEELKVVLKLKLEECQGLVRVCALGENTLLLASHLVFVVDAVERQVKMRFPGHVSSVTVLKQLDDAHFLSGAENDRFLNIYSLETRATKSVLVAESNVLSVSNSGADSVAVATEDGNVEVFSDPLVTTNTKRRNNVSRQCTKSIRMVRENDSRPIRLFDCNIRRDIVNIAWLERATVPYFDQLQWAGLQAVHTITKPRFAQNSGHDRNGKSGSDLSSARAYVEGNATVTSGDNFKHIQELANQLGKGSTDDDAFEEQSLQEKLLATTQPLGSLASKKNVAVGTLTVVLTQALESNDHSLLETVLNTQDEKVIQSTVIKLRPALAVVFLERLAERISRNTHRQGLLNVWCKWCLIVHGGYLVTVPKLISQLPSLHYTLKKRSELLPRLQLLEVKLDCCLNQLHAKRMMSDSYSKGNSGSEITWQEEGESEVEYNEELDDAGVVEDGEAEEDYSSSGEQEEGQDKSSKKPHQSYNEENFEDDEEMRIDEEEGHSDEEVK
- the NCB2 gene encoding negative cofactor 2 transcription regulator complex subunit NCB2 (similar to Ashbya gossypii AFR397C 1-intron); protein product: MGETEDITLPKATVQKIISEVLDSELTFSKEAREIIIDAGIEFIMILSGMASEMAESEAKKTIAPDHVIKALQELEFEEFIPYLEQILAQHKENQKIRERRDAKFKKSGLSEEELLQQQEELFRQSRSRFQQNSVSGTSGGEGSVGKSEHI